A stretch of DNA from Sugiyamaella lignohabitans strain CBS 10342 chromosome B, complete sequence:
TTATTCTAAAACACAATTAAAATTTAATTCATTCTAGTAACTCCGACTATTATATATAACATTTGCTAGTCATTGCTGATTGATGACTTGCGTCGGGCTCTCAGTTGTCGAACATATGTGACTTTATTGGCATCTTGTAGCCTAATTGACCATCATTTTGTTGATCTAACAGATGCCCCTGTTCTAACCTCTTATTTTGGCAACTTTGCTCAGGGGAGGTCAAAGAGTCTCTGAAATCAATGCACTTTCTAGTGAATCTTTTTCTCGTGTCTTCGTGTTTTGTGTACAGATATTAATTCCTGAGTGACATCTTCAGTACGCGAAATATTGTCCATTCTTGGGGTCTTGCTCTTTTTCTGCCCAGTTTTAAAAGCCATACGATACAGTTCATGACATTCCCCTCCTTAGTCAACGTTGTGTTCCCTTTTCATGTCTTCCAGCTTGATCTTCCTTTCTTCGatctctgctgctgaagccTTGAGCATTTTAGGGATGGAGTggaacaaaacaacaagaTAGCGATTCTGGAAATTATATCCTGATAGTTTGTCGACGGCTACTTTGGCATCCCTGGACTCTTCGTATACAACGAATGCTGTACCTTTTGTGCTTTGATCGTTGCCCAGTCTTATTTGtctttgaatttgttaGTTACCAATTGATGTAGTTTATGAGTTTCCAACTTACCTTATAGCCCCAAATCGCCCAAAGAGCTCGTACAATTCTTCAGAGGTAACTGTATACGAGAGATTCTTCACAAACAAGATGTGATTTTCTGGATTGAACTTTTGCATCCTACTtggttaataaataatataataacTCAGCAAGATCAAATTGATGTTCCTGTTGCTTGGAGCTATAATTCCAAGTTAACCCTTGCCCGTCTTGTATGCAAACCCGAGTTTCACGAGTTTGACgtttatcaaaaaatattctaTTTTTGTTCATGGACTTGTGGGttcgtttcttttttttatctttgtTTTGACTTGGCTAAATCATACGgttatatattttttctcATTCTCCCGGGTTTCGATCATGAATATTCAGGTTCATGTACTGATTGTATAGACTTCATATGAAAAGTAGATCATTACAGGTCACGTTTTTCAGTCATTTATTCTACAATTAGAGAACAACTAGAGAATAGAATTGATAACATACGATACAAGATAAAGTACATACTGGGATATCGAACAGTATGGAAAAAAGCAATATCAAGGTAGGTTTGACTTgggcaaaaaaataaaaaagaaaatattgacAAGTACGAGGTTCGAACTCGCGAGGACTCACGTCCAGCAGATAACTTCAGATATTATCTTAAGTCTGCCGCCTTAACCACTCGGCCAACTTGTCTTATCCATACAAGAACCGATAGCCACTTTGCACAAGAGACAAGACTAAAGAATTTAGGACGACCCAGTGGCAATGGCTGAGTAGCGTAATTCTCACTTGTTCTCTTCTTAAACTGAATATATCCAGCCCCACACAACATGAGAACTGAAGCCTGTCATTAATTTTGCACAGGAAGCATAGAAGTAGCTATGGTCATAAGCGGCGCCAATTATGCTGGAGTTTTCTCAGACTTTGACCTCCTGGTGATATAATCCCCCCTAatcccccctcccccctgGTGATATACAAATGATGCTATTTAAAATTTCTCTGAATGGTATTACTATATACATAGAGTGCCAAAAACGTGACTTACCTATTGGTTGAGTCCTCTCGGCCATTAGGAATTTGAAATCGTACCATACTCGCTGTTATAGCATATGACTTGAACATAattgttttattattattatcatcataaagaaatatattaacATGAATATGGTTCCTCGAAATAATCTATATGGTAGTCGCTCTTATACATATTGTGTACAAAGGTATATCGTGCTCTGTCGATAAAAGTAGGTGGACCACAGGAACATATCGCAATTGAACCTGAAGCATGTTTTATAAAGTTGGCAATTTCCTTTTGGAGTTCTGGACGTCCACCTGTAATAAAAGCCAACTGATAGTTTGAACCACAGCCATAGTCCAACGCTTGCGACCCCACAACTCCTTGAACCCCCGCTTCAATGTCTAGCGGAGAGCATGGCTTTGCTCCACAATCATTCTCAAATAATGCTTGTGAGATGTAGATTTGTAGTTCTATACTTTTTGGCCATGAACGCAAGTACAGTATTTCCTTCGAAAACCAGTTCAACGGAGCAGGACTACGAACAGCCCAGATTAATTTTATAGTACGAGAGCGATCTTGAAAGAGTAAACTTGTAACTTGAGAAAAAGCTGTGGTTATACCAGTACCACCTGCAACCAACATAACATTATCATAGTTGCTAAACTGACGAAAGCTTTTGTAGAATCCTTCCACCATCACTGGCATTGTTTTGGTCCTATTTTCTTGCTCGGAAAGAATACTCataattttgtttgttgaaccagctctttttttaataatCGTATGTAGCTTTGTAGGGACAAGTGGATCTTGATAGACGGTAAATGGATGCGACTGCCAGAACAGATTTTTATGAAACACTCGGAGATACATATAAGATCCAGGTGCTAGCTTTTGTTTTAGGAAAGGGTTGTCAATGGTGACTCTATAAGTCTCATGATCGCAGTACTGAAACTCAGCTAAATTGTAAAAACCACATAGATAGATCCGGACAAGTCTTAGTGATATGTCACTAAAATATATTCCAATGGTGAGATATACCCAAATCATCCAACCAAAATCTAGGCAGTGGTAGCAGAGGCTAATCAGAAATGCTACAAAAAGTAGCTTATGaaagacagaaaaaaattcgTAAAACTTGCTTCGAACTATGCTAGAAGAAACAAGGAGAATCAAAATGGAGAGATAGAGAGCGATATTACCAAAACTCCAGTTGCGAATCTGCCAACGGAAAGAGACAGTATCACTGATTATTGCACACCAAGTGAAACAGATGGCATGTATAGAGGCATGTAGAACTGTCACTCTTGCTGTCCAATGGTGATATACCTGGAATGTTTGATAGGACCAACCAGTCAAGTTTCGGGCGGGATTGTGACGGCTCGAAAATAGTACAATTAACGGCAACTGCGTAAAGCATATGATTCCAGTTCTATTGCCCAGGTATCTCAAGACTTGTTCCTTACGGTTGTGTATATATGGACTAGGTGTGAAGGTCTGGTAAAACAAGCAGAGCGCCAATATGTTTAAACTTATATAAACAACAACGATGAGTGATTGGCCACGCGTAGGAGCTCTGATAGTAACAAACTTGAATATTCTTATAGGGCTGTTGTGACTTTCTCTAAACGTAGCAGGAAGGGAAATATGTCTCCTAATAGCCGTTAATACCTTGTTATTGGACTGCCCTATAAATGTTTGGGAGTTTCCACAGTAATGTGCAACGGAAGCTGCTGATATGATGACCCCCCAATATATTAGGAGGCCAATTCCAAACAAGCTTCCCAGGTAGTATTGATGTTTTGCAGtttcagcagccagaaATTGGACTCTAAAGGCAGCCTCATTGGTGTCTACCGGCTCATACAGGAGCTGGGATTTCTGTATTTCAGTCGGATTCCGTAAAATGCCCAATGAACTACTGTACAAGGAGTCCAGAGCATTGACTGAATGTTGAATACCGTAATTAGAACTACAAAACCTTCGAACATAGTTATAACCCCAAGAAATATCTTCTTGTCCGTGAGAGTGCCGGTTTACGCAATTGAGAACCGTACCTAAGAAAGCAGTGTTATTGCAACTGCATGACGAAATATCAACCTCATCACCACATCCAAAGTTCCATCCTAGTGCGCAATTCCAACAGCCAAATCCAAGCGCACTACTAATTCCCACTTTCTGGCATATCGCAACTGATACTGAGGTACTTATTACTAAAATCTGCTTGATAAAGGTATTTTTCATATCGTTTCTTGCGATCTCTAGTTACGCCATAATTTTCACAATAGATATAGATATAACTTTTTACAAGATCAGAAGGGCTATTTATCAGTAAGACTTAAGGACGCTTTATCGACAATAGATGCTTATTATGAGGCTAGATTTCAGAAAAGGCATGCCTGCCCATTTACAGAATGATGCATTCTATCCTAATGCTGTTTTTTTACCCGAAAGAGAATCGACTATTTGTTAGCGAAAGAAAGTTATATATCGTCCCACCTTTTGTGGGCAAAGACGAAAGTACTCATAAGGAAGGAGtaagaaatatatatgcTCACAGTGGAGAGAGCTTAACGATTGTGTTTGAGCACTGAGCTATATTACCTtatattaaaataaaaataaataaataaaaaagtaTAACTGGGCCAAGTAAGCTTACCAGTCAGGCTCTAACCATCGGAGAACAATGTCATTAGAAGCCGAGCTTACGGATATTATCCTAGGACCATTTGCAATGATAGTAGTCTGATCTGGTCTATATCCATACGTATCCTCGCAATAAAATTGCCCAGGTTTACGGATATTTGAAACGAATCTAGGGAAGTATTCATTTTCTGTAGGTGGGGTATCATCAACTATACCAGTAATTGGTAATGAGTTTACAGTCTCATCAAGGCTAACCGGAGAAACCAAAGACGTACATGAATCCCTGGCTGAATAGGACTCAAAGGCAGGTGGCGtaagttcttcttgttttatAAGCGGGCCAGCTCCTGGACAGTTAGGCGGCCCGGGACTTGATATATACTCGGGACTGTCGATTGGCATAATTGAAATGTTGTCACTTGAATATATTGGCTGTCGAGGTACAACTTGTCTGAATTCATCTCTGGATTGTATATAATCTAGCGATGGTGGAGATGGATGGGCAGGATAAAATGTTGGTGTGTAGTTTAATTTAGAGTTCGTATCAGTGCCTCCCATCATGTTTCCAGGAAGTGTGACAGGATCAGTGGTGGAGAGATGCTGGTCTGGTAATGGTGTGTCGGTTAATGGTGGTGAGTTTGCACTTTGGACATACTCCTTTGAAACTTTAGGTACCCTGCTCTTTGCTGATAGCTTACCAGTGGCGATGAACTTTGAAAAGCATCTTTCATAATGACGCTTTAAAATGTCACTTCGACAGAAGGTATCTCTACAAATGTGACATACGTGTGGTCTATAACCCGTATGCTGTCTATTGTGTCTTCTTAAATGTTTGAAATGAACATATGATTTCTGACAAATAGGACACTCATATTTTCCAGAGTCATTTTTATAAGATTCAACCTGTAGCCGGTATAAATTCTGAATGGCATGTTTCTTAGATTTCTCTTCATATTTTGTAACTAGCAACGATAGCAGCCCAGGAGGAATTGACTGTTGGACATGGGAAGACATGGTCTATTATAATTGAATATTTGCTAGCAAGCCGAACGTGTAGGATGACGGTTCATGAAATTCGAGATCCAGACACTTAAGTTAACCAAAAATGAGGAATTAAGATAGTCcgctatatatatatatatacataagTACTTCCATCAAACCATTTCTCCCGGTTCTAAGAGATCTCTGTGTGGGTTATCAATGGAAGCAACGCAAAATTCCGATTGTTTAGAATTCAAGAAAGGAGAGTGATATAAGACACATTGAGCTAAACACTGTTAGACTTTTAATTCCATGATGTAAAAAGAAACCTTCACAAGCTATGTAGAAGCTTAATGTTAATTGTTCAACTC
This window harbors:
- the FRE2 gene encoding Fre2p (Ferric reductase and cupric reductase; reduces siderophore-bound iron and oxidized copper prior to uptake by transporters; expression induced by low iron levels but not by low copper levels; GO_component: GO:0016021 - integral component of membrane [Evidence IEA]; GO_component: GO:0016021 - integral component of membrane [Evidence ISM] [PMID 12192589]; GO_component: GO:0016020 - membrane [Evidence IEA]; GO_component: GO:0005886 - plasma membrane [Evidence IEA,IEA]; GO_component: GO:0005886 - plasma membrane [Evidence IDA] [PMID 8164662]; GO_function: GO:0052851 - ferric-chelate reductase (NADPH) activity [Evidence IEA]; GO_function: GO:0000293 - ferric-chelate reductase activity [Evidence IDA] [PMID 8164662]; GO_function: GO:0046872 - metal ion binding [Evidence IEA]; GO_function: GO:0016491 - oxidoreductase activity [Evidence IEA,IEA]; GO_process: GO:0015677 - copper ion import [Evidence IDA] [PMID 9153234]; GO_process: GO:0006825 - copper ion transport [Evidence IEA]; GO_process: GO:0006811 - ion transport [Evidence IEA]; GO_process: GO:0055072 - iron ion homeostasis [Evidence IEA]; GO_process: GO:0006826 - iron ion transport [Evidence IDA] [PMID 8164662]; GO_process: GO:0055114 - oxidation-reduction process [Evidence IEA,IEA]) gives rise to the protein MSILSEQENRTKTMPVMVEGFYKSFRQFSNYDNVMLVAGGTGITTAFSQVTSLLFQDRSRTIKLIWAVRSPAPLNWFSKEILYLRSWPKSIELQIYISQALFENDCGAKPCSPLDIEAGVQGVVGSQALDYGCGSNYQLAFITGGRPELQKEIANFIKHASGSIAICSCGPPTFIDRARYTFVHNMYKSDYHIDYFEEPYSC